TTAAATGGAATTAGCACTACTTCTGACAGGGTTtttgtacaaaaaataaagctaaTAAAAAGGCCTAACTAAAGTAAACATAATGGGGGAATGCACGagtaataaacaaataatatcTATAGAAATGCATTGAATGATCGTTTCCAAACCTACCGTCTGCGGATGTGAATTGTCCATTGAATTGTAAACCTTTTTAAGTGATGGTTTGATTTTGTGAATTGCGCAGAAGtttataaacaacaaaaattaaaagttaaatttaattattggtGAGAgagttaaaaaatgtattttttacaaTTATATTCAAGCGAATATTAGAACATTTCGGCAAGCTACACCTACACTTAACGAGATCTAATCTAATTTGATGGCCTACACTTTATTAACTCAAATGAGGGCATTTGTTTTCATACTCACACTGTGCACTTGgtaattatttaattgttCAGTCTCATCGTCAACCCCAACACTGCAATTAAGAGTTTCCAGCTATTAGGAAATGAGTTAAATTGAATGTTTAGTCACGAACTCACGGTATTTTCAACCAATTGAGCAGAAAATTCGCCGCTCCACCCTGTATAATGACCGTAAAGATAACAATCAGGGATGTTGCCGTCAACATGGTCTGTCGAGCATCAGACACTGTGTTGCGAATCGCCAGGGCAAAGGACATGGCGCCTCGTAAgcctaaaatatattatttataattagaAATCGATATACCATTCATCAGTTAGTTTCACTTACCAGCAAAGAAGAGCATGTGCTGGAAGTTTGTTGAGATTTGGGGCTTTCGCCTAATATTCAGCAGCCAGGATAAGGGATAAACGTTGACAGCGCGACCTATCGCGGCGCAGATCTACAAATTAAagtctttaattaatttttaaaagaaatatcaaGATTAGAGAACTCACAAAAGCTGTTATAATGAATCCTGGATCAAAATGATGTTTTGGAAAGGTAAACATCGACACTCCAATGTAGGAAAAGATAAAGTTCTCTGCCAGGAAGTTCAGTAActcaaatatttgttttgttcGCTGCCGGGAATCCTCTGAGAGATTGTTGTAGGTGTAATGGGCCTGACAGATGCCACAGAAGAGCACGGCCACCACTCCCGTCAGCTCCGTGGCCTCAGCCAGCAGGAAAGTACTGTAGCTCATGAGGACGAATAGAGCAGACTCCAAGAGCGGGAAATCGCGTACCCGCGTAAACTTTGTCATGTGCGGTGGGAGTTAAGGAAACCATATACTTAGCTGTAACtttaaagattatttaaaaaatataaatgtttgtttaaaAAGGATATCAATGCTGTCAGACAGCCCATCGCAGCTCCAATCATCAGCGAAAGTAGGAAGATGGAGAAGAAATCGCTCAGAGACCGCAAAAACGCCGTCGTTTCGAACTCTCCAGAGTTGGAATAGTGTTCTCCATAGTTTTGAATAGCTCTGAATAAAGAATGGAcataaaaatcagaaatacttttataattaagaaagtaattcaatgCTAACCCGCTCAGAACTATAGCCACGGCATCGTTCAAGACAGATTCACCCAAAACCAGAGCGTATAGATTCACATCGACCTTCAGGTCACtgaaaatggccaaaatggtAAGAGGGTCTGTGGGCGAAATCAGGGCTCCAAAGTAGAGGGTATCCAAGAACGTTAAAGTGCTGCTTAGGTAATTGGGCATCAGCTTAGCACAGCCGTACATGAAGCCACCGATGAGGAAGGCCGACAGTGTGGTCCCCACAATGGCAAAGGTAAGAATGGCACCCAGATTTCGAAagaaatatttctaaaatagAACAGTATtagtaataaaatattatcgaATCTTTTAACCAAAGCATCTTACTTTTTTCAGGCTATACCCCGCGTAGAAGATAATCGGGGGCAGTATGATATTGAAAAACACCTCCGGATCAAATGTCGCCTTCAGATCAATTTCATTCTCATCCTCATTGTAGACCTGCCCACGGAAAACATAAGCATATGTTTTAATGCTCATGCCCTCCGGGAGCTTGGTACTATTGGTCTGGTTAACTGGATACTGAAATAagacacaaaaatatattattattggcATTGACATTAAGAGGACCCTTTGGGACTAACCTTAAACCAGAGAGTATCCGGTGGCAGCTTATCGCTGTACGTCGGAATGCCCTGGGGCTCAACCT
This region of Drosophila bipectinata strain 14024-0381.07 chromosome 2L, DbipHiC1v2, whole genome shotgun sequence genomic DNA includes:
- the Nhe3 gene encoding sodium/hydrogen exchanger 6 isoform X1, whose protein sequence is MSPYTVDAEKEMTSNGHWIKATHQPGSGSWGGRWQRTVLLAGIILSILTTGCYATDTDIALDAKATLNHRIQSLDLLVFVFLLALTVLTIWLFKHHRVSWLHETGLAVIYGLIVGAIIRYAGTSTTLVHMQVEPQGIPTYSDKLPPDTLWFKYPVNQTNSTKLPEGMSIKTYAYVFRGQVYNEDENEIDLKATFDPEVFFNIILPPIIFYAGYSLKKKYFFRNLGAILTFAIVGTTLSAFLIGGFMYGCAKLMPNYLSSTLTFLDTLYFGALISPTDPLTILAIFSDLKVDVNLYALVLGESVLNDAVAIVLSGAIQNYGEHYSNSGEFETTAFLRSLSDFFSIFLLSLMIGAAMGCLTALMTKFTRVRDFPLLESALFVLMSYSTFLLAEATELTGVVAVLFCGICQAHYTYNNLSEDSRQRTKQIFELLNFLAENFIFSYIGVSMFTFPKHHFDPGFIITAFICAAIGRAVNVYPLSWLLNIRRKPQISTNFQHMLFFAGLRGAMSFALAIRNTVSDARQTMLTATSLIVIFTVIIQGGAANFLLNWLKIPVGVDDETEQLNNYQVHSVYNSMDNSHPQTSDGYLQDVESGGGGRGKLRISGGTESNLDTPIDGPNGSLGGTSGGRRRNSHEKAILARIWGSFDTKYMKPLLTHSRPTLLETLPVCCNPIARLLTTTQQLTQDGSEFRRVDSDSDICIDNDTGNGLSQDGGPAGGPGSGTGASVGRRNSLSRMEILEHVQSPVSTRIRLLGFYGKKL
- the Nhe3 gene encoding sodium/hydrogen exchanger 6 isoform X2, yielding MSPYTVDAEKEMTSNGHWIKATHQPGSGSWGGRWQRTVLLAGIILSILTTGCYATDTDIALDAKATLNHRIQSLDLLVFVFLLALTVLTIWLFKHHRVSWLHETGLAVIYGLIVGAIIRYAGTSTTLVHMQVEPQGIPTYSDKLPPDTLWFKYPVNQTNSTKLPEGMSIKTYAYVFRGQVYNEDENEIDLKATFDPEVFFNIILPPIIFYAGYSLKKKYFFRNLGAILTFAIVGTTLSAFLIGGFMYGCAKLMPNYLSSTLTFLDTLYFGALISPTDPLTILAIFSDLKVDVNLYALVLGESVLNDAVAIVLSGAIQNYGEHYSNSGEFETTAFLRSLSDFFSIFLLSLMIGAAMGCLTALMTKFTRVRDFPLLESALFVLMSYSTFLLAEATELTGVVAVLFCGICQAHYTYNNLSEDSRQRTKQIFELLNFLAENFIFSYIGVSMFTFPKHHFDPGFIITAFICAAIGRAVNVYPLSWLLNIRRKPQISTNFQHMLFFAGLRGAMSFALAIRNTVSDARQTMLTATSLIVIFTVIIQGGAANFLLNWLKIPVGVDDETEQLNNYQVHSVYNSMDNSHPQTSDGYLQDVESGGGGRGKLRISGGTESNLDTPIDGPNGSLGGTSGGRRRNSHEKAILARIWGSFDTKYMKPLLTHSRPTLLETLPVCCNPIARLLTTTQQLTQDGSEFRRVDSDSDICIDNDTGNGLSQDGGPAGGPGSGTGASVGRRNSLSRSIQLNAANHLENDLSLVTNNFM
- the Nhe3 gene encoding sodium/hydrogen exchanger 6 isoform X6 — translated: MSPYTVDAEKEMTSNGHWIKATHQPGSGSWGGRWQRTVLLAGIILSILTTGCYATDTDIALDAKATLNHRIQSLDLLVFVFLLALTVLTIWLFKHHRVSWLHETGLAVIYGLIVGAIIRYAGTSTTLVHMQVEPQGIPTYSDKLPPDTLWFKYPVNQTNSTKLPEGMSIKTYAYVFRGQVYNEDENEIDLKATFDPEVFFNIILPPIIFYAGYSLKKKYFFRNLGAILTFAIVGTTLSAFLIGGFMYGCAKLMPNYLSSTLTFLDTLYFGALISPTDPLTILAIFSDLKVDVNLYALVLGESVLNDAVAIVLSGAIQNYGEHYSNSGEFETTAFLRSLSDFFSIFLLSLMIGAAMGCLTALMTKFTRVRDFPLLESALFVLMSYSTFLLAEATELTGVVAVLFCGICQAHYTYNNLSEDSRQRTKQIFELLNFLAENFIFSYIGVSMFTFPKHHFDPGFIITAFICAAIGRAVNVYPLSWLLNIRRKPQISTNFQHMLFFAGLRGAMSFALAIRNTVSDARQTMLTATSLIVIFTVIIQGGAANFLLNWLKIPVGVDDETEQLNNYQVHSVYNSMDNSHPQTSDGYLQDVESGGGGRGKLRISGGTESNLDTPIDGPNGSLGGTSGGRRRNSHEKAILARIWGSFDTKYMKPLLTHSRPTLLETLPVCCNPIARLLTTTQQLTQDGSEFRRVDSDSDICIDNDTGNGLSQDGGPAGGPGSGTGASVGRRNSLSRILTRD
- the Nhe3 gene encoding sodium/hydrogen exchanger 6 isoform X4 is translated as MSPYTVDAEKEMTSNGHWIKATHQPGSGSWGGRWQRTVLLAGIILSILTTGCYATDTDIALDAKATLNHRIQSLDLLVFVFLLALTVLTIWLFKHHRVSWLHETGLAVIYGLIVGAIIRYAGTSTTLVHMQVEPQGIPTYSDKLPPDTLWFKYPVNQTNSTKLPEGMSIKTYAYVFRGQVYNEDENEIDLKATFDPEVFFNIILPPIIFYAGYSLKKKYFFRNLGAILTFAIVGTTLSAFLIGGFMYGCAKLMPNYLSSTLTFLDTLYFGALISPTDPLTILAIFSDLKVDVNLYALVLGESVLNDAVAIVLSGAIQNYGEHYSNSGEFETTAFLRSLSDFFSIFLLSLMIGAAMGCLTALMTKFTRVRDFPLLESALFVLMSYSTFLLAEATELTGVVAVLFCGICQAHYTYNNLSEDSRQRTKQIFELLNFLAENFIFSYIGVSMFTFPKHHFDPGFIITAFICAAIGRAVNVYPLSWLLNIRRKPQISTNFQHMLFFAGLRGAMSFALAIRNTVSDARQTMLTATSLIVIFTVIIQGGAANFLLNWLKIPVGVDDETEQLNNYQVHSVYNSMDNSHPQTSDGYLQDVESGGGGRGKLRISGGTESNLDTPIDGPNGSLGGTSGGRRRNSHEKAILARIWGSFDTKYMKPLLTHSRPTLLETLPVCCNPIARLLTTTQQLTQDGSEFRRVDSDSDICIDNDTGNGLSQDGGPAGGPGSGTGASVGRRNSLSRVEDEHRNVYT
- the Nhe3 gene encoding sodium/hydrogen exchanger 6 isoform X3; this encodes MSPYTVDAEKEMTSNGHWIKATHQPGSGSWGGRWQRTVLLAGIILSILTTGCYATDTDIALDAKATLNHRIQSLDLLVFVFLLALTVLTIWLFKHHRVSWLHETGLAVIYGLIVGAIIRYAGTSTTLVHMQVEPQGIPTYSDKLPPDTLWFKYPVNQTNSTKLPEGMSIKTYAYVFRGQVYNEDENEIDLKATFDPEVFFNIILPPIIFYAGYSLKKKYFFRNLGAILTFAIVGTTLSAFLIGGFMYGCAKLMPNYLSSTLTFLDTLYFGALISPTDPLTILAIFSDLKVDVNLYALVLGESVLNDAVAIVLSGAIQNYGEHYSNSGEFETTAFLRSLSDFFSIFLLSLMIGAAMGCLTALMTKFTRVRDFPLLESALFVLMSYSTFLLAEATELTGVVAVLFCGICQAHYTYNNLSEDSRQRTKQIFELLNFLAENFIFSYIGVSMFTFPKHHFDPGFIITAFICAAIGRAVNVYPLSWLLNIRRKPQISTNFQHMLFFAGLRGAMSFALAIRNTVSDARQTMLTATSLIVIFTVIIQGGAANFLLNWLKIPVGVDDETEQLNNYQVHSSDGYLQDVESGGGGRGKLRISGGTESNLDTPIDGPNGSLGGTSGGRRRNSHEKAILARIWGSFDTKYMKPLLTHSRPTLLETLPVCCNPIARLLTTTQQLTQDGSEFRRVDSDSDICIDNDTGNGLSQDGGPAGGPGSGTGASVGRRNSLSRMEILEHVQSPVSTRIRLLGFYGKKL
- the Nhe3 gene encoding sodium/hydrogen exchanger 6 isoform X5, whose protein sequence is MSPYTVDAEKEMTSNGHWIKATHQPGSGSWGGRWQRTVLLAGIILSILTTGCYATDTDIALDAKATLNHRIQSLDLLVFVFLLALTVLTIWLFKHHRVSWLHETGLAVIYGLIVGAIIRYAGTSTTLVHMQVEPQGIPTYSDKLPPDTLWFKYPVNQTNSTKLPEGMSIKTYAYVFRGQVYNEDENEIDLKATFDPEVFFNIILPPIIFYAGYSLKKKYFFRNLGAILTFAIVGTTLSAFLIGGFMYGCAKLMPNYLSSTLTFLDTLYFGALISPTDPLTILAIFSDLKVDVNLYALVLGESVLNDAVAIVLSGAIQNYGEHYSNSGEFETTAFLRSLSDFFSIFLLSLMIGAAMGCLTALMTKFTRVRDFPLLESALFVLMSYSTFLLAEATELTGVVAVLFCGICQAHYTYNNLSEDSRQRTKQIFELLNFLAENFIFSYIGVSMFTFPKHHFDPGFIITAFICAAIGRAVNVYPLSWLLNIRRKPQISTNFQHMLFFAGLRGAMSFALAIRNTVSDARQTMLTATSLIVIFTVIIQGGAANFLLNWLKIPVGVDDETEQLNNYQVHSDVESGGGGRGKLRISGGTESNLDTPIDGPNGSLGGTSGGRRRNSHEKAILARIWGSFDTKYMKPLLTHSRPTLLETLPVCCNPIARLLTTTQQLTQDGSEFRRVDSDSDICIDNDTGNGLSQDGGPAGGPGSGTGASVGRRNSLSRMEILEHVQSPVSTRIRLLGFYGKKL